One window of Candidatus Nanosynbacter sp. HMT-352 genomic DNA carries:
- a CDS encoding GspE/PulE family protein, giving the protein MDEDKIQARRREQDEEATRRRASILGLQYLDGREFEETLPLLKGVLTIEEMYKGRLVPLAFNEEDQSYRFGVTSQTSESLMKKMQSQYVENGKRIFFFLISGSAFRSIMLRFDPPKKVIYDNIEIAKEGDSDTLAQVTQTLASVGTNDVFNYLIDQADLLGASDIHIENQRESIRIRMRVDGALHTVAELGRDRYRVIMATLASRANISTASREPQSGHMQQEIHRDGASHVLNLRVEAVMTVYGLDLVLRLFNFDESMLNLDLLSISKKERKQIDEVVSHPRGMLLMVGPTGSGKSTTLYSILNALNTPDRKIITLEDPVENTIPGIAQIPIDTTNGQRFADGLRSVLRLDPDVVMVGEIRDNETAKTAIQASITGHLVLSSFHANSTAAAFSRMIDMIGQNPIFSSAVRLVIAQRLVRRLWDDSKEEYEPDEATRKWVKEVLKDLPENVDCPDLDTFKLWRAVPTDDVPFGYKGRIPVMEQLVVSENIQKFLRGDVEDVHTEAIEKAAKEDGMVTLLQAGVLAALRGETTLEEVNRVI; this is encoded by the coding sequence ATGGACGAAGATAAAATTCAGGCGCGACGCCGTGAGCAAGATGAGGAAGCTACTCGTCGTCGAGCGTCAATTTTAGGACTTCAATATCTTGATGGGCGGGAATTTGAAGAGACTTTACCTTTGCTTAAGGGTGTTTTGACGATAGAAGAAATGTATAAGGGTCGGCTGGTTCCGTTAGCCTTTAATGAGGAAGATCAGTCTTATCGATTTGGCGTTACATCGCAAACTTCTGAGTCGTTGATGAAGAAAATGCAAAGCCAATACGTTGAAAATGGCAAGCGAATCTTCTTTTTCTTAATCTCTGGTTCGGCGTTTCGATCAATTATGCTCAGGTTTGATCCGCCAAAAAAGGTGATCTACGATAACATCGAAATTGCCAAGGAAGGTGATAGCGATACTCTGGCGCAGGTTACGCAGACTTTGGCTTCCGTGGGTACGAATGATGTGTTTAACTATTTGATTGACCAAGCGGATTTGTTGGGCGCGTCGGATATTCACATCGAAAATCAGCGCGAATCGATTCGAATTCGTATGCGTGTTGACGGAGCTTTGCATACGGTGGCGGAACTTGGCAGGGATAGGTATCGAGTGATTATGGCGACTTTGGCGTCGCGTGCGAATATTTCTACCGCTTCCAGAGAGCCTCAATCTGGGCATATGCAGCAGGAAATTCATAGAGATGGCGCATCGCATGTGCTGAATTTGCGCGTGGAAGCTGTGATGACGGTGTATGGCTTGGACTTGGTGCTTCGATTGTTCAATTTCGATGAGTCAATGTTAAATTTGGATCTCTTGAGCATTTCAAAGAAAGAGCGCAAGCAAATTGATGAAGTTGTTTCTCATCCGCGCGGGATGTTGTTGATGGTTGGTCCGACTGGTTCGGGAAAATCCACAACGTTATATAGCATTCTTAATGCTCTTAATACGCCAGACCGAAAGATTATCACACTGGAGGATCCTGTAGAAAATACGATTCCTGGGATTGCTCAGATTCCGATTGATACGACGAATGGACAGAGGTTTGCTGATGGTTTGCGTAGTGTTTTGCGTCTTGACCCAGATGTGGTGATGGTCGGTGAGATTCGCGACAATGAAACTGCGAAGACTGCGATTCAAGCTTCAATTACGGGGCACTTGGTGCTGTCCAGCTTTCACGCTAATTCAACTGCGGCGGCGTTTAGTCGTATGATCGATATGATTGGGCAAAATCCGATTTTTAGCTCGGCGGTTCGGCTGGTGATTGCCCAGCGACTGGTGAGGAGATTGTGGGATGATAGCAAGGAAGAATATGAGCCAGATGAGGCGACTCGTAAGTGGGTAAAAGAAGTTTTGAAGGATTTGCCAGAGAATGTTGATTGCCCAGATTTGGATACGTTTAAGCTTTGGCGTGCGGTGCCAACGGACGACGTTCCGTTTGGCTATAAGGGGCGAATTCCAGTAATGGAACAACTGGTCGTGAGCGAGAATATTCAGAAATTCTTGCGCGGCGATGTTGAGGATGTTCATACGGAAGCGATTGAAAAGGCTGCAAAAGAAGATGGTATGGTGACGTTGCTTCAGGCTGGCGTGTTGGCGGCTCTTCGTGGCGAAACAACACTAGAAGAAGTTAACAGAGTAATATAA
- a CDS encoding TrmH family RNA methyltransferase, whose amino-acid sequence MNPEITLLVHNIRSTHNVGAIFRTAEGFGVKKIILSGYTPYPELSLCSKAPACALVDGEIRSEDPRLPHIREKITSQIHKTALGAESLVPFEFYEDINDWIKENQRTENLPIIALEQSKDSVMLPEFQPPEKFALLLGEEVHGITPELLDNCDFTVEIPMFGQKESFNVSVATGIALFGLIFPRTK is encoded by the coding sequence ATGAATCCAGAAATTACTCTGTTAGTCCACAATATTCGCTCAACGCATAATGTTGGGGCAATTTTCCGCACGGCCGAAGGATTTGGCGTAAAAAAGATTATTCTTAGTGGCTACACGCCGTATCCAGAATTGAGTTTATGTAGCAAGGCGCCTGCTTGTGCGCTTGTCGATGGAGAAATTCGATCTGAAGATCCTCGCCTGCCGCATATTCGCGAAAAAATCACCAGCCAAATTCATAAAACAGCCTTAGGCGCGGAGAGTTTGGTGCCATTTGAGTTTTATGAAGATATCAACGATTGGATTAAAGAAAATCAGCGAACAGAAAACTTGCCAATTATCGCGCTGGAGCAATCGAAAGATAGTGTGATGTTGCCAGAATTTCAGCCGCCTGAAAAATTTGCGCTGCTACTCGGAGAAGAAGTCCACGGAATCACGCCGGAGCTTTTGGATAACTGCGATTTCACCGTAGAAATCCCGATGTTCGGTCAAAAAGAATCATTCAACGTGTCGGTCGCAACAGGAATTGCGCTATTTGGACTGATTTTCCCGAGAACGAAATAA
- the dnaE gene encoding DNA polymerase III subunit alpha — MTEGKSEQSSSAALRPSDFVHLHNHTFHSVLDGLTKIHDLVDKVKELGMEAAAVTDHGTMSGILDYYKTAKKAGIKPIIGIETYVATRSRFDRDPGKDKQRFHLTVLAMNNTGFHNLMKLSTRANLEGMYYKPRIDHELLEELNEGLIVLSGCASGEIGVALKEDDYDRARDIAKWYKSIFGDRYYLELQDHGHPKSNTHWDVQAKINEGLLKLSKELDIEMVVTCDGHYLTHEYQDAHEILLCVGTGSYLSDEKRMSLKDFELHLTDPRDIIDHWGEEFPEVIRNTKKIADRCDVEIELGRILIPKYPLPDGENEHSYLLRLTYQGLLQRYNGASKEEAEKLDPDEIIPKLSDEVRERAEMELGVMGNMGYEGYFLIVQDFINWGKSQGIVFGPGRGSAAGSIVAYALNITDLDPLKYGLLFERFLNPDRISMPDIDVDIQDTRRDEVIEYCAKKYGEDHVSNIATFGKMFGRMAVRDVARVLEVPYAESDRLAKLVPPPNQGRHIPLSVSIKEDADLRNEYENNPTAKEVLDYAIQLEGTIRSHGVHACGVVIAPDTLANYIPLEMAQKGVVATQFPMGEVEELGLLKMDFLGLSNLTIINNAMRIIRKAYKKEINLSELPLDDKKTYELFQRGDTTGVFQLESAGMKRYLRGLKPTTFEDIIAMVALYRPGPMQFIDSFIRRKHGEEEITYLHSGMKNSLKNTYGILVYQEQFMQISKEWCGFTGGQADTLRKAVGKKKIDLMKKVKPEFVEGAVKVGGATKEIAETFWTQLEEFANYCFNKSHAACYGLIAYWTAYLKAHYPDAFMAALMTSDHDDTDRLAIEITECKHMGISVLSPDVNESFVEFAVVPNENKIRFGMSAVKGVGVGAVEEVLRAREEGVFLSVEDFAKRVSTSKFNRKAWESLIKSGAFDDMGDRSDLLFNLDSITSFASKLQKEAASGQTNLFGMLGGDDAASVQSTLHLQKAPVKHDDKERLMWERELLGLYISAHPLDRYETYLSEQTQPLTQLVPEYDSRMMTVGGIISTVRTIVTKSGSKMAFVGIEDKFGEGEIIVFPNLYEKVGAKLVQDAVIRVSGKNSARDRDGNLGNESKLIADDIIAITDNDINGYESTGRKMDAPKISAAVKKERREAYRNQKNGVSPKSAVKNDATKPQSKAHSTPVNVAPEIPASKLFVYIKDPNDHSRLVKMKSVCGENAGTTDVVLVLGEKEKSAMRLPFKVDANDNLLSQLKNTLGEECVVIK; from the coding sequence ATGACTGAGGGGAAAAGCGAACAATCATCGTCGGCGGCTTTGAGGCCGTCAGATTTCGTGCATCTTCATAATCACACTTTCCATTCGGTGCTGGACGGATTGACTAAGATTCATGACTTGGTCGATAAGGTTAAGGAGCTCGGGATGGAGGCTGCCGCCGTAACTGATCACGGCACGATGAGCGGCATTTTGGACTATTACAAAACTGCCAAAAAAGCGGGAATTAAGCCGATTATCGGAATTGAAACTTACGTGGCGACTCGTTCGCGATTTGACCGCGATCCGGGCAAGGATAAGCAGCGTTTTCACTTGACCGTGCTGGCGATGAACAACACAGGTTTTCACAATCTGATGAAGTTGTCGACGCGCGCCAATCTGGAGGGAATGTATTATAAGCCGCGAATTGACCATGAACTTTTGGAGGAGTTGAACGAAGGGCTTATCGTTCTGAGTGGTTGCGCAAGCGGTGAAATCGGCGTGGCGCTGAAAGAAGATGATTATGATCGCGCTCGTGATATTGCCAAGTGGTACAAGTCGATTTTTGGCGATCGTTATTATTTGGAACTACAGGACCACGGACATCCGAAGTCGAACACGCATTGGGATGTGCAGGCGAAGATTAACGAGGGCTTGCTCAAGCTTTCAAAAGAGCTTGATATTGAAATGGTAGTGACTTGTGATGGTCACTATTTGACGCACGAATATCAAGACGCGCACGAGATTCTGCTTTGTGTTGGGACGGGTTCGTATCTTAGTGATGAAAAGCGAATGAGCTTGAAGGATTTTGAACTTCACTTGACGGATCCGCGCGATATTATCGATCACTGGGGCGAGGAATTTCCTGAAGTTATTCGCAACACGAAAAAAATAGCTGATCGCTGCGATGTTGAGATTGAGCTTGGGCGAATTCTTATTCCAAAATATCCATTGCCAGACGGCGAGAACGAACATTCGTATCTGCTTAGATTGACATATCAAGGTTTGTTGCAGCGTTACAATGGAGCTTCGAAGGAGGAGGCTGAAAAGTTGGATCCTGACGAGATTATTCCGAAGCTGTCTGATGAGGTTCGTGAACGCGCTGAGATGGAGCTTGGCGTGATGGGAAATATGGGCTATGAAGGTTATTTCTTGATCGTCCAGGATTTTATCAACTGGGGAAAATCTCAAGGAATTGTTTTTGGTCCAGGGCGTGGTAGTGCGGCTGGCTCGATTGTTGCGTACGCATTGAACATTACAGATCTTGATCCTCTAAAATATGGTTTGCTATTTGAGCGATTTCTTAATCCTGATCGTATTTCTATGCCCGACATCGACGTCGATATTCAGGATACGCGCCGCGACGAAGTGATTGAATATTGTGCGAAAAAATATGGCGAGGATCACGTCAGTAATATCGCAACGTTCGGTAAGATGTTTGGTCGTATGGCAGTGCGTGATGTTGCCAGGGTTTTGGAGGTTCCGTACGCTGAGAGCGACCGCTTGGCGAAGTTAGTTCCGCCGCCAAACCAGGGGCGTCATATCCCACTGTCTGTGAGTATTAAAGAAGACGCCGACCTTCGGAATGAATATGAAAATAATCCGACTGCGAAGGAGGTTTTGGACTATGCAATTCAGCTGGAAGGGACGATTCGTAGCCACGGCGTTCATGCTTGTGGCGTGGTGATTGCGCCAGATACGTTGGCTAACTATATTCCGCTTGAAATGGCACAAAAAGGCGTGGTGGCAACTCAGTTCCCGATGGGCGAGGTTGAAGAACTGGGACTATTGAAGATGGACTTCTTGGGACTTTCGAACCTTACGATCATTAATAACGCCATGAGGATTATCCGAAAGGCTTACAAGAAAGAAATTAATCTTTCGGAGCTGCCACTTGATGACAAAAAGACCTACGAGCTGTTTCAGCGTGGCGACACGACTGGCGTATTCCAGTTGGAATCGGCGGGAATGAAGCGATATTTGCGTGGACTGAAGCCGACTACGTTTGAAGATATTATTGCTATGGTGGCTCTTTATCGTCCGGGTCCAATGCAGTTTATTGACAGTTTTATTAGGCGCAAACACGGCGAAGAAGAAATAACTTATCTGCATTCTGGAATGAAAAACTCGCTGAAAAATACTTACGGAATTTTGGTCTATCAGGAGCAGTTTATGCAGATTTCTAAGGAATGGTGTGGATTTACTGGTGGTCAGGCTGACACATTGCGTAAGGCTGTTGGTAAGAAGAAAATTGACTTGATGAAAAAGGTCAAACCTGAATTTGTCGAGGGTGCGGTTAAAGTTGGTGGCGCAACTAAGGAAATTGCGGAAACTTTCTGGACTCAGCTGGAAGAGTTCGCCAACTATTGTTTCAATAAGTCGCACGCCGCTTGTTATGGTTTGATCGCCTATTGGACGGCTTATTTGAAGGCGCATTATCCTGACGCATTTATGGCGGCGCTTATGACTAGCGACCATGATGACACTGATCGTCTGGCAATTGAAATCACCGAATGTAAGCACATGGGAATTAGCGTGTTGAGCCCTGATGTAAACGAGTCATTCGTTGAGTTTGCAGTGGTGCCGAATGAGAATAAAATTCGCTTCGGAATGTCGGCGGTGAAGGGCGTTGGTGTTGGTGCGGTCGAGGAAGTTCTGCGAGCGCGCGAGGAGGGTGTGTTCTTGTCGGTGGAAGATTTTGCCAAGCGTGTTTCAACCAGCAAGTTCAATAGAAAAGCCTGGGAGTCGCTTATTAAGTCTGGTGCATTTGATGATATGGGCGATCGATCTGATTTGCTGTTCAACCTGGATTCTATTACGTCATTTGCGTCCAAGCTCCAAAAAGAAGCCGCCAGCGGGCAGACCAATTTGTTTGGAATGCTGGGCGGCGATGACGCAGCGAGTGTCCAATCGACTCTTCATCTCCAGAAGGCTCCCGTGAAACACGACGACAAAGAGCGCTTGATGTGGGAGCGAGAATTGTTGGGGTTGTATATCTCGGCGCATCCGCTTGATAGGTATGAAACGTATTTGAGCGAGCAAACTCAACCATTGACGCAACTAGTTCCTGAATACGACAGTCGAATGATGACGGTCGGGGGAATTATTAGCACGGTTCGTACAATTGTCACAAAAAGCGGTTCAAAAATGGCGTTTGTGGGAATTGAGGATAAGTTCGGCGAGGGTGAGATAATTGTTTTTCCAAATCTGTATGAGAAAGTTGGCGCTAAGCTGGTTCAGGACGCGGTGATTCGAGTTTCTGGTAAAAATTCAGCGCGAGATCGTGACGGAAATTTGGGCAATGAAAGTAAACTAATTGCCGATGATATTATTGCGATTACGGATAACGATATCAATGGCTATGAGTCGACTGGCCGTAAAATGGATGCGCCAAAAATTAGCGCTGCCGTAAAAAAAGAGCGCCGTGAAGCTTATCGTAATCAGAAAAATGGAGTTTCTCCGAAGTCTGCCGTAAAGAATGACGCCACCAAACCGCAGTCAAAAGCTCATTCGACGCCTGTTAATGTTGCGCCAGAAATTCCCGCTTCAAAGTTATTTGTGTATATTAAAGATCCGAATGACCATTCGCGGTTAGTGAAAATGAAGTCTGTTTGTGGTGAGAATGCCGGCACGACTGACGTGGTTTTGGTGCTGGGCGAGAAAGAAAAATCAGCCATGCGTCTGCCGTTTAAGGTGGATGCTAATGACAATTTATTAAGCCAATTAAAAAACACTCTGGGTGAAGAGTGTGTAGTTATAAAGTGA
- a CDS encoding DUF5665 domain-containing protein, which produces MKKSAKEQSNKLAKKVVRDNENDARRAILEDLFFDFHKSRHQVYWVNFVRGIFFGLGSALGATLLIAILIWILGQFADIFPPLADFINHLIETMQRRQ; this is translated from the coding sequence GTGAAAAAGTCAGCCAAAGAACAGTCAAATAAGCTAGCAAAAAAAGTCGTTCGTGATAACGAAAACGATGCTCGTCGGGCGATTTTGGAGGATTTGTTCTTTGATTTTCATAAATCTCGCCACCAGGTTTACTGGGTGAATTTTGTTCGCGGAATTTTCTTTGGCCTTGGAAGTGCTTTGGGTGCGACATTATTGATCGCGATATTGATTTGGATTTTGGGGCAATTTGCCGACATTTTTCCGCCGTTGGCTGATTTTATCAACCACTTAATTGAGACAATGCAACGTCGTCAATAG
- a CDS encoding UTP--glucose-1-phosphate uridylyltransferase, with amino-acid sequence MRKPTKAIIAAAGFGTRFLPQTKAMPKEMLPLIDKPIIQYVVEELVEAGIKDIIIIGSANKRAIEDHFDEPNEELLANLRAGGPKKQPFIDAVQNLADMANFIYIRQKGPYGNATPLACASHLIHHDEPVIYTFADDFIAASPSRFKQMIEASENLDGAVLSCKKITDDAEFDRYGVINGQGVKDGVIKMTNIVEKPGKENAPSDLASVSSYLLPGEIFGYLDKAKEEFDGNGEFTIQPIMQQMIDDGFDFYGVEITNGTYYDTGDKLEYLKTVIDFGLRDPKFGDKLRAHLADRLK; translated from the coding sequence ATGAGAAAACCAACTAAAGCTATCATCGCCGCTGCCGGTTTTGGCACGCGATTTTTGCCGCAAACCAAAGCCATGCCAAAGGAAATGTTGCCGCTGATTGATAAGCCGATTATTCAATACGTTGTCGAGGAATTGGTTGAAGCTGGCATTAAAGACATTATCATTATCGGTAGCGCGAATAAGCGAGCAATCGAGGACCATTTTGACGAGCCGAATGAAGAGCTTTTGGCTAATTTGCGCGCTGGCGGCCCTAAAAAGCAACCGTTCATTGACGCGGTGCAAAATTTGGCTGATATGGCGAACTTTATTTATATTCGCCAGAAAGGTCCGTACGGCAACGCAACGCCTTTGGCTTGTGCTTCGCATTTGATTCATCATGACGAGCCTGTGATTTACACGTTTGCGGATGACTTTATTGCAGCTAGTCCAAGTCGTTTCAAGCAGATGATCGAGGCATCAGAAAATCTAGATGGAGCGGTTCTGTCATGTAAGAAAATCACTGATGACGCGGAGTTTGATCGTTATGGAGTCATCAATGGTCAAGGAGTGAAAGACGGCGTTATAAAAATGACGAATATCGTTGAAAAGCCGGGTAAGGAAAACGCGCCTTCTGATTTGGCTAGCGTTAGTAGCTATTTGCTTCCAGGCGAAATTTTCGGCTATCTAGACAAAGCCAAGGAAGAATTTGACGGCAATGGCGAGTTCACGATTCAGCCAATTATGCAACAAATGATTGACGATGGATTTGATTTTTACGGCGTGGAGATTACGAACGGCACTTATTATGACACTGGCGACAAATTGGAATATCTAAAAACGGTGATTGACTTTGGGTTGCGTGATCCTAAATTCGGTGATAAATTGCGCGCCCATCTGGCGGATCGTCTAAAATAA
- the gatB gene encoding Asp-tRNA(Asn)/Glu-tRNA(Gln) amidotransferase subunit GatB: protein MSVYDDYEMTIGIECHVQLATKTKLFSPADNDARDAEPNTKTHQIDFGLPGMLPVLNKHAVELAVRAGKALNSPIAHVSRFDRKHYFYPDLPKGYQTSQMYNPIILAGYVDAPLEDGSLKRVRIDHAHMEEDAGKLTHYDGYSLVDLNRAGTPLIEIVSEPDMHSAEEAKAYVSELHKLMVYAGVTYGNLYHGNMRFDVNISVAKRGATELGKRAEIKNLNSFRSVERAAEYEFKRQVDILERGEEVVQETRGWNDDKQITISQRSKEDAQDYRYMPDPDIPPVVLTDEVITEIQSKVPMLPGEYREKWSVLNLDKSVINSLLSNQDYAQITLEVQEKSGEASAKRVAHWFASALTASDESDAQTDNESIRVAVDDLIELAEMTEKSEVSSTNAKELFNELLAGAKNPRKLAEEKNLLQVSDESAIAAIVDEVLNDPASAASIADIKAGKDKAIGYLVGQVMKKSKGQANPSLAQKLIRERL from the coding sequence ATGAGTGTATATGACGATTATGAAATGACAATTGGTATCGAATGTCACGTTCAGCTGGCGACGAAAACCAAGCTATTTAGCCCGGCCGATAATGACGCTCGTGACGCTGAGCCGAATACTAAGACACATCAGATTGATTTTGGTTTGCCGGGGATGTTGCCAGTTTTGAATAAGCACGCTGTTGAGTTGGCGGTTCGTGCTGGAAAAGCTTTGAATTCGCCGATTGCACACGTTAGCCGATTTGATCGAAAGCATTATTTTTATCCAGATTTACCAAAGGGCTATCAGACTTCACAGATGTATAATCCGATTATTTTGGCTGGATATGTCGATGCGCCGCTGGAAGATGGTTCTTTGAAACGTGTGCGAATTGACCATGCTCATATGGAGGAGGATGCTGGTAAATTGACGCACTACGACGGCTATTCGTTGGTCGACCTTAACCGCGCTGGCACGCCGCTGATTGAGATTGTTTCTGAGCCAGATATGCATTCGGCCGAGGAAGCCAAAGCTTACGTTTCGGAACTTCATAAATTGATGGTTTACGCGGGCGTGACTTACGGTAATTTGTATCACGGAAATATGCGATTTGACGTTAATATTTCGGTGGCAAAAAGGGGTGCAACGGAGCTTGGAAAGCGCGCAGAAATTAAGAATCTCAATTCCTTCCGCAGCGTTGAAAGGGCTGCTGAGTACGAGTTTAAGCGTCAAGTCGATATCTTGGAGCGTGGCGAAGAAGTTGTTCAGGAAACCAGAGGATGGAATGATGACAAGCAGATAACTATTTCTCAGAGGTCAAAGGAGGACGCGCAGGATTATCGTTATATGCCAGATCCAGATATTCCGCCAGTTGTGTTGACTGACGAGGTGATTACTGAAATTCAGTCCAAGGTGCCGATGCTTCCTGGTGAATATAGGGAAAAATGGAGTGTGCTGAATTTGGACAAATCTGTTATCAATTCGCTTTTGTCTAATCAGGATTACGCCCAGATTACATTGGAAGTCCAGGAAAAGTCGGGCGAGGCTTCCGCTAAGCGAGTCGCACATTGGTTTGCGAGCGCATTGACGGCTTCTGACGAAAGTGACGCGCAAACAGACAATGAATCTATACGCGTGGCGGTTGACGATTTGATAGAATTGGCTGAAATGACAGAGAAGTCTGAAGTTTCCAGCACGAATGCGAAGGAGTTATTCAATGAGCTTCTGGCTGGCGCAAAAAATCCGCGTAAGCTTGCCGAAGAGAAGAATTTGTTGCAGGTTTCTGATGAATCGGCGATTGCTGCAATCGTTGACGAAGTTCTGAATGATCCAGCTTCGGCGGCGTCAATTGCAGATATCAAGGCTGGAAAAGATAAGGCTATCGGCTATTTGGTTGGACAAGTCATGAAGAAGTCTAAGGGTCAAGCCAACCCAAGCCTTGCGCAAAAACTGATTCGCGAAAGACTTTAG
- the gatA gene encoding Asp-tRNA(Asn)/Glu-tRNA(Gln) amidotransferase subunit GatA — MSKISDFIGKSAVENVKEALRRAREIEEYNALLSLTEERALERAEKVDTGEISGRLAGVPFVVKDNFLAFGAPTTAASKMLENFNAPLQATAVEKLEAEGAICIGKANLDAFAHGGSTENSAFGPTKNAADETRVAGGSSGGSAVVTALDVVPFALGTDTGGSIRQPASFNGVVGIKPTYGAVSRYGVVAMASSTDTIGCFATNAEDADLVMEIMAGHDDKDMTTLPDFWNNQPEFAKKKIGLVKQCMTDDVDAEVRQKTLDYAEKLKQLGYEIEEVDLSMMQHSLAMYYIIVPAELSSNLARYDGVRYGHRAAEVKTLAELYGRSRNEGFMTENKRRIMIGSFVLSSGFFDAYYMQAQKARTLLIDEFKELFTEYDALLMPVAPTPAFKIGENASDPIKMYLADIMTVPASLAGLPAVAAPAGNSDEGLPIGVQLIGDYKSDKNLLKLVSEVEKI, encoded by the coding sequence ATGAGTAAGATTAGTGATTTTATCGGCAAGAGCGCGGTTGAGAACGTAAAAGAAGCATTGCGACGAGCGCGTGAAATTGAGGAATATAATGCGCTGCTTAGCTTAACGGAAGAGCGTGCGCTGGAGCGAGCAGAAAAAGTTGATACTGGCGAGATTTCTGGACGATTGGCGGGCGTGCCATTTGTTGTGAAGGACAATTTTTTGGCGTTTGGTGCGCCAACGACTGCCGCTTCAAAAATGCTAGAAAACTTTAATGCGCCACTACAGGCGACGGCTGTTGAGAAATTGGAAGCGGAAGGTGCGATCTGCATCGGTAAGGCGAATTTGGATGCTTTTGCGCACGGCGGTTCGACGGAAAACTCGGCATTTGGTCCAACTAAGAACGCTGCAGATGAAACGCGAGTTGCTGGTGGATCATCTGGTGGATCGGCGGTAGTTACGGCGCTCGACGTGGTTCCGTTTGCGCTTGGTACGGATACTGGCGGTTCGATTCGTCAGCCAGCCAGCTTTAACGGAGTGGTTGGAATTAAGCCGACTTATGGAGCGGTTAGTCGTTATGGCGTAGTGGCGATGGCATCAAGCACGGACACAATTGGCTGTTTTGCTACGAATGCTGAAGATGCGGACTTGGTGATGGAAATTATGGCTGGTCACGATGATAAAGATATGACGACTTTGCCTGATTTTTGGAATAATCAGCCAGAATTTGCAAAGAAAAAAATAGGTCTAGTCAAGCAGTGTATGACCGATGACGTGGATGCGGAAGTTCGCCAAAAAACGCTTGATTATGCGGAGAAATTGAAGCAGCTTGGCTACGAAATTGAAGAAGTGGATTTGAGCATGATGCAACATTCTCTGGCGATGTATTACATAATTGTGCCGGCAGAATTGTCCTCGAATTTGGCGCGATATGACGGCGTGCGATATGGTCATCGAGCGGCGGAAGTGAAAACTTTGGCGGAACTTTATGGTCGCAGTCGAAATGAAGGTTTCATGACTGAAAATAAGCGACGAATTATGATAGGAAGTTTCGTATTGTCAAGCGGATTTTTCGACGCTTACTATATGCAGGCTCAAAAAGCCAGGACGTTGTTGATTGACGAGTTTAAGGAGTTATTTACCGAATATGACGCGCTATTGATGCCGGTTGCGCCGACTCCTGCGTTTAAGATTGGAGAGAATGCTAGCGATCCGATAAAAATGTATTTGGCGGATATTATGACTGTGCCAGCAAGTTTGGCTGGACTTCCTGCAGTTGCTGCGCCGGCTGGAAATAGTGATGAAGGATTGCCAATTGGCGTGCAGCTTATTGGCGATTACAAGTCGGATAAGAACTTGCTGAAGCTAGTTTCGGAAGTGGAGAAGATTTGA
- the gatC gene encoding Asp-tRNA(Asn)/Glu-tRNA(Gln) amidotransferase subunit GatC produces MITISTSDIQHLASLSSLALTDDETDGLRQDLENIIGYIEQLGGLDVSGVEPTYQVTGLSNVWREDEVQAGIPVEKLLDLAPEKQNNQVKVPQVL; encoded by the coding sequence ATGATAACTATTTCTACCAGCGATATTCAGCACTTGGCGAGTTTGAGTAGTCTGGCATTGACTGATGACGAAACCGACGGACTGCGCCAAGATTTGGAAAATATAATTGGCTATATTGAGCAGTTGGGCGGGCTTGACGTGTCGGGTGTTGAGCCGACTTATCAAGTTACGGGACTGAGCAATGTTTGGCGCGAAGATGAAGTTCAGGCGGGAATTCCCGTTGAAAAGTTGCTCGATTTGGCGCCAGAAAAACAGAATAACCAAGTGAAAGTTCCGCAGGTATTGTAA